One genomic region from Nymphaea colorata isolate Beijing-Zhang1983 chromosome 10, ASM883128v2, whole genome shotgun sequence encodes:
- the LOC116263066 gene encoding peroxidase 5-like → MATLQHFSHEHPPLHRIVALIFCMFIGIASAHGSSLSVGYYNCSCPSAEAVVQRTVAKAVARNPGMAAGLIRMHFHDCFVRGCDASVLLDSTPGNKAEKESFVNNPSLRGFEIIDEAKAILESECPQLVSCADILAFAARDAVHLAGGFYYSLPAGRHDGRVSRESDVLMNLPSPRFNVAQLEANFAAKGLSLADMVTLSGAHTLGVSHCTSFSNRLYDFNKSGAADPTMDPKYVQYLRTKCPEPLSSTQDPTVPLDPVTPNRLDNNYYLNLKCHRGLLTSDQALTERADTARMVNQNVMHGSMWAEKFSAAMVRMGSIEVLTGSKGEIRRSCRVVN, encoded by the exons ATGGCTACGCTTCAGCACTTCAGCCATGAACATCCTCCTTTGCATCGGATCGTTGCACTTATTTTCTGCATGTTCATAGGAATTGCTTCTGCTCATGGAAGCTCGCTGAGCGTCGGATACTACAATTGCAGCTGCCCATCAGCAGAGGCAGTGGTGCAGAGGACAGTAGCGAAGGCCGTTGCCCGCAATCCAGGAATGGCTGCTGGATTGATCCGGATGCATTTCCACGACTGCTTTGTTAGG GGTTGTGATGCTTCTGTGCTCCTCGACTCGACTCCTGGGAACAAGGCTGAGAAGGAGTCGTTTGTCAACAACCCCAGCCTTCGCGGGTTCGAGATCATTGATGAGGCCAAAGCCATCTTGGAATCAGAATGCCCTCAACTGGTGTCCTGCGCCGACATTCTCGCCTTTGCTGCCCGGGATGCCGTCCACCTGGCCGGCGGTTTCTACTACTCTCTACCTGCCGGCCGGCATGACGGCCGTGTCTCTAGGGAGTCCGACGTGCTTATGAACCTGCCGTCTCCACGCTTTAACGTGGCCCAACTGGAAGCAAATTTTGCTGCCAAAGGGCTTTCTCTCGCAGACATGGTCACCCTGTCTGGTGCGCACACCTTGGGAGTGTCCCATTGCACGTCATTTTCTAATCGCCTCTATGACTTCAACAAGTCGGGTGCTGCTGATCCGACCATGGACCCCAAGTATGTGCAATACCTGAGGACAAAGTGTCCGGAACCACTGTCGTCTACCCAGGATCCAACGGTACCATTGGACCCTGTGACACCAAATAGGCTGGACAACAACTACTACCTGAACCTCAAGTGCCACCGTGGGCTGCTCACATCGGACCAAGCACTGACAGAAAGGGCAGACACCGCCAGAATGGTGAACCAAAACGTGATGCACGGATCAATGTGGGCTGAAAAGTTCTCGGCAGCAATGGTGAGGATGGGCTCGATAGAGGTGTTGACAGGGTCCAAGGGAGAGATCAGGAGGTCTTGTAGGGTTGTTAACTGA
- the LOC116262602 gene encoding peroxidase 5-like, whose amino-acid sequence MAAGLIRMHFHDCFVRGCDGSVLLDSTTGNKAEKDSLANNPSLRGFEIIDEAKAVLESECPQLVSCADVLAFAARDAVHMTGGFYYSVPAGRRDGRVSKESEVLDNLPSPTSNVDELEEKFAAKGLSLEDMVTLSGAHTLGVSHCSSFSDRLYGFSNSTGAADPSMDSKYVRYLRTKCPDPESSTQDPTVALDPVTPNRLDNKYYVNLKYQRGLLTSDQALTERADTARMVNQNVNQGSMWAHKFSAAMVRMGSIDVLTGYEGEIRKSCMVVN is encoded by the exons ATGGCTGCTGGATTGATCCGGATGCATTTCCACGACTGCTTTGTTAGG GGTTGCGATGGTTCTGTTCTCCTCGACTCGACTACTGGGAACAAGGCTGAGAAAGATTCGCTTGCAAACAACCCCAGCCTCCGCGGGTTCGAGATCATTGATGAGGCCAAAGCCGTGTTGGAATCAGAATGCCCTCAACTGGTGTCCTGCGCCGACGTTCTTGCCTTTGCTGCTCGGGATGCCGTCCACATGACCGGCGGTTTCTACTACTCTGTACCTGCCGGACGGCGTGACGGACGTGTATCTAAGGAGTCTGAGGTGCTCGATAACCTGCCCTCACCAACCTCTAATGTGGACGAACTGGAAGAGAAGTTTGCAGCCAAGGGGCTTTCTCTTGAAGACATGGTCACTCTATCTGGTGCACACACCTTGGGTGTGTCTCACTGCTCATCGTTTTCCGATCGGCTTTATGGCTTCAGCAACTCGACCGGTGCTGCCGACCCATCCATGGACTCTAAGTATGTGCGCTACCTGAGGACAAAGTGCCCGGATCCGGAGTCGTCGACCCAGGATCCAACGGTGGCTTTGGACCCAGTGACACCAAATAGGCTGGACAACAAGTATTACGTGAACCTCAAGTACCAGCGAGGGCTGCTCACATCGGACCAAGCACTGACAGAAAGGGCAGACACGGCCAGGATGGTGAACCAAAACGTGAACCAAGGTTCAATGTGGGCTCACAAGTTCTCTGCAGCGATGGTGCGGATGGGCTCGATAGACGTGTTGACTGGATATGAAGGGGAGATCAGGAAGTCTTGTATGGTTGTTAATTAA
- the LOC116262582 gene encoding peroxidase 5-like has translation MAAFQHFGHNEHLPLLRRSALIFCLLIGIVACVVADHGSSLSVGYYRHSCPSAEAVVQRTVAKAVARNPGMAAGLIRMHFHDCFVRGCDGSVLLDSTTGNKAEKDSLANNPSLRGFEIIDEAKAVLESECPQLVSCADVLAFAARDAVHMTGGFYYSVPAGRRDGRVSKESEVLDNLPLPTSNVDELEEKFAAKGLSLEDMVTLSGAHTLGVSHCSSFSDRLYGFNNSTGAADPSMDPKYVRYLRTKCPDPESSTQDATVALDPVTPNRLDNKYYVNLKYQRGLLTSDQALTERADTARMVDQNVNQGSVWAHKFSAAMVRMGSIEVLTGSRGEIRKSCRVVN, from the exons ATGGCTGCGTTCCAGCACTTCGGCCATAATGAGCATCTCCCTTTGCTTCGACGCTCTGCACTCATTTTCTGCCTGCTCATAGGAATAGTTGCTTGCGTCGTGGCCGATCATGGTAGCTCACTGAGCGTGGGCTACTACAGGCACAGCTGCCCATCAGCAGAGGCAGTGGTGCAGAGGACAGTAGCGAAGGCCGTTGCCCGTAATCCAGGAATGGCTGCTGGATTGATCCGGATGCATTTCCACGACTGCTTTGTTAGG GGTTGCGATGGTTCTGTTCTCCTCGACTCCACTACTGGGAACAAGGCTGAGAAAGACTCGCTTGCAAACAACCCCAGCCTCCGCGGGTTCGAGATCATTGATGAGGCCAAAGCCGTGTTGGAATCAGAATGCCCTCAACTGGTGTCCTGCGCCGACGTTCTTGCCTTTGCTGCTCGGGATGCCGTTCACATGACCGGCGGTTTCTACTACTCTGTACCTGCCGGACGGCGTGACGGACGTGTATCTAAGGAGTCTGAGGTGCTCGATAACCTGCCCTTACCAACCTCTAATGTGGACGAACTGGAAGAGAAGTTTGCTGCCAAGGGGCTTTCTCTTGAAGACATGGTCACTTTATCTGGTGCACACACCTTGGGTGTGTCTCACTGCTCATCGTTTTCCGATCGGCTTTATGGCTTCAACAACTCGACCGGTGCTGCCGACCCATCCATGGACCCCAAGTATGTGCGCTACCTGAGGACAAAGTGCCCGGATCCGGAGTCGTCGACCCAGGATGCAACGGTGGCTTTGGACCCAGTGACACCAAATAGGCTGGACAACAAGTATTACGTGAACCTCAAGTACCAGCGAGGGCTGCTCACATCGGACCAAGCACTGACAGAAAGGGCAGACACGGCCAGGATGGTGGACCAAAACGTGAACCAAGGTTCAGTGTGGGCTCACAAGTTCTCCGCAGCGATGGTGCGGATGGGCTCGATAGAGGTGCTGACTGGATCTCGAGGGGAGATCAGGAAGTCTTGCAGGGTGGTAAATTAA
- the LOC116262581 gene encoding peroxidase 5-like isoform X1, translated as MATYQHFCQCNLSLLRSLALIFCLLIGIVAGVEADHGSSLSVGYYRHSCPSAEVVVQRIVAKAVARNPGMAAGLIRMHFHDCFVRGCDGSVLLDSTTGNKAEKDSLANNPSQRGFEIIDEAKAVLESECPQLVSCADVLAFAARDAVHMTGGFYYSVPAGRRDGRVSKESEVLDNLPLPTSNVDELEEKFAAKGHSLEDMVTLSGAHTLGVSHCSSFSDRLYGFNNSTGAADPSMDPKYVRYLRTKCPDPESSSQDATVALDPVTPNRLDNKYYVNLKYQRGLLTSDQALTERADTARMVNQNVNQGSMWAHKFSAAMVRMGSIDVLTGYEGEIRKYCMVVN; from the exons ATGGCTACCTACCAGCACTTCTGCCAATGCAATCTCTCTTTGCTTCGAAGCTTGGCACTCATTTTCTGCCTGCTCATAGGAATAGTTGCTGGCGTCGAGGCCGATCATGGTAGCTCACTGAGCGTCGGCTACTACAGGCACAGCTGCCCATCAGCAGAGGTAGTGGTGCAGAGGATAGTAGCAAAGGCCGTTGCCCGCAATCCAGGAATGGCTGCTGGATTGATCCGGATGCATTTCCACGACTGCTTTGTTAGG GGTTGCGATGGTTCTGTTCTCCTCGACTCGACTACTGGGAACAAGGCTGAGAAAGACTCGCTTGCAAACAACCCCAGCCAACGCGGGTTCGAGATCATTGATGAGGCCAAAGCCGTGTTGGAATCAGAATGCCCTCAACTGGTGTCCTGCGCCGACGTTCTTGCCTTTGCTGCTCGGGATGCCGTTCACATGACCGGCGGTTTCTACTACTCTGTACCTGCCGGACGGCGTGACGGACGTGTATCTAAGGAGTCTGAGGTGCTCGATAACCTGCCCTTACCAACCTCTAATGTGGACGAACTGGAAGAGAAGTTTGCAGCCAAGGGGCATTCTCTTGAAGACATGGTCACTCTATCTGGTGCACACACCTTGGGTGTGTCTCACTGCTCATCGTTTTCCGATCGGCTTTATGGCTTCAACAACTCGACCGGTGCTGCCGACCCATCCATGGACCCCAAGTATGTGCGCTACCTGAGGACAAAGTGCCCGGATCCGGAGTCGTCGTCCCAGGATGCAACGGTGGCTTTGGACCCAGTGACACCAAATAGGCTGGACAACAAGTATTACGTGAACCTCAAGTACCAGCGAGGGCTGCTCACATCGGACCAAGCACTGACAGAAAGGGCAGACACGGCCAGGATGGTGAACCAAAACGTGAACCAAGGTTCAATGTGGGCTCACAAGTTCTCTGCAGCGATGGTGCGGATGGGCTCGATAGACGTGTTGACTGGATATGAAGGGGAGATCAGGAAGTATTGTATGGTTGTTAATTAA
- the LOC116262581 gene encoding peroxidase 5-like isoform X2 — MAAGLIRMHFHDCFVRGCDGSVLLDSTTGNKAEKDSLANNPSQRGFEIIDEAKAVLESECPQLVSCADVLAFAARDAVHMTGGFYYSVPAGRRDGRVSKESEVLDNLPLPTSNVDELEEKFAAKGHSLEDMVTLSGAHTLGVSHCSSFSDRLYGFNNSTGAADPSMDPKYVRYLRTKCPDPESSSQDATVALDPVTPNRLDNKYYVNLKYQRGLLTSDQALTERADTARMVNQNVNQGSMWAHKFSAAMVRMGSIDVLTGYEGEIRKYCMVVN, encoded by the exons ATGGCTGCTGGATTGATCCGGATGCATTTCCACGACTGCTTTGTTAGG GGTTGCGATGGTTCTGTTCTCCTCGACTCGACTACTGGGAACAAGGCTGAGAAAGACTCGCTTGCAAACAACCCCAGCCAACGCGGGTTCGAGATCATTGATGAGGCCAAAGCCGTGTTGGAATCAGAATGCCCTCAACTGGTGTCCTGCGCCGACGTTCTTGCCTTTGCTGCTCGGGATGCCGTTCACATGACCGGCGGTTTCTACTACTCTGTACCTGCCGGACGGCGTGACGGACGTGTATCTAAGGAGTCTGAGGTGCTCGATAACCTGCCCTTACCAACCTCTAATGTGGACGAACTGGAAGAGAAGTTTGCAGCCAAGGGGCATTCTCTTGAAGACATGGTCACTCTATCTGGTGCACACACCTTGGGTGTGTCTCACTGCTCATCGTTTTCCGATCGGCTTTATGGCTTCAACAACTCGACCGGTGCTGCCGACCCATCCATGGACCCCAAGTATGTGCGCTACCTGAGGACAAAGTGCCCGGATCCGGAGTCGTCGTCCCAGGATGCAACGGTGGCTTTGGACCCAGTGACACCAAATAGGCTGGACAACAAGTATTACGTGAACCTCAAGTACCAGCGAGGGCTGCTCACATCGGACCAAGCACTGACAGAAAGGGCAGACACGGCCAGGATGGTGAACCAAAACGTGAACCAAGGTTCAATGTGGGCTCACAAGTTCTCTGCAGCGATGGTGCGGATGGGCTCGATAGACGTGTTGACTGGATATGAAGGGGAGATCAGGAAGTATTGTATGGTTGTTAATTAA